The following is a genomic window from Candidatus Anoxymicrobium japonicum.
AAACGAAGCAGCCGCTCCGCGGGAAGCTCGGGCATCCTTGCCTTGATCTCCTCGAGCCATGCACTATCCGGCTCGATCGGCACGAGATCGGGCTCCGGAAAATACCTGTAATCGAACGCCTCTTCCTTGCTGCGAAGCGGGCTCGTCTTGCCAGCGGCGTTATCCCAGTGGCGCGTCTCCTGAACGATCTTCCGCCCTTCATCGAGCGCGATGCGCTGACGTTTCTCCTCAAAAGCAAGCGCGTGGTAAAGGGCGTGGAATGAGTTCATGTTTTTTATCTCGACCTTTGTGCCCATCACGCCATCGACCGCGATCGAGATGTTGGCGTCACAACGCAACGAGCCCTCCTCCATCTTGCAATCGCTGATGCCGAGGTACTCCAGTGTGATGCGCAACATTTGCAAGAAAGCGCGGGCCTCGTCCGGGTTGCGCAGATCGGGTTCGGTTACAATCTCGACGAGCGGTATGCCCGCGCGGTTGAAGTCCTCGAGGCTGTGCTCCGCGCCGTGGATGCGCCCGCTCTCGCCAATGTGAACACTCTTGCCCGTGTCTTCCTCGATGTGCACTCGCGTAATGCCAACGCGGCGCGTGTATCCATCCATCTCAATATCGAGACCGCCGTCATGGCTCAAAGGAATATCGTATTGTGATATCTGAAAGTTCTTGGGCATGTCGGGATAAAAGTAGTTCTTGCGGTGAAATATAGAACGTTGCGTGATGTCGCAGTTGAGCGCGAGCGCGAGCAATATCGCGTCGCCTATCGCCTCACGGTTTATGACGGGAAGCGAGCCTGGATGGCCAAGGCACACCGGGCACGTCTTGGTGTTCGGCGCACCGCCAAACGTGGCCTCGCAACCACAAAACATCTTTGACTTTGTGTTCAGCTCGGCGTGTATCTCCAGGCCAATTATCGTCTCGCGCTTCATTTTGATTACTGCACCTTCTCAGCAGGCTTCGCGATGCCGGGCGGGCGAGGGTCGAAACCGATTTCGTTCTCCAGAGCGCAGGCGACATTCAATATCTTCTGTTCGGACAGAGGCGGTCCCATGATCTGAAACCCAACGGGCAGGCCGCCGGCAACTCCGCACGGAAGACTCAACGCGGGGATGCCGGCGAGGTTCACCGGAATCGTGCATATGTCCGAGAGGTACATCGTCAGCGGGTCGTCTGTCTTTTCTCCCAGATTGAAAGCGG
Proteins encoded in this region:
- a CDS encoding Asp-tRNA(Asn)/Glu-tRNA(Gln) amidotransferase GatCAB subunit B, whose amino-acid sequence is MKRETIIGLEIHAELNTKSKMFCGCEATFGGAPNTKTCPVCLGHPGSLPVINREAIGDAILLALALNCDITQRSIFHRKNYFYPDMPKNFQISQYDIPLSHDGGLDIEMDGYTRRVGITRVHIEEDTGKSVHIGESGRIHGAEHSLEDFNRAGIPLVEIVTEPDLRNPDEARAFLQMLRITLEYLGISDCKMEEGSLRCDANISIAVDGVMGTKVEIKNMNSFHALYHALAFEEKRQRIALDEGRKIVQETRHWDNAAGKTSPLRSKEEAFDYRYFPEPDLVPIEPDSAWLEEIKARMPELPAERLLRFEKEFGLSTEIARTLIGEKAMADYLEEAVACGQDPVALAKWIAGDFVAILKETAAHIAACPLKPSGLSELVALIEQKIISGKMAKEVMREAFETGMSPRDIVGAKGLAQIADGAEIESVVDEVIADNPDAAADMREGKSQALKFLMGQVMKRTKGKANPEMASDLLRKKLK